The sequence CCGCAGCCAGTTGCACGGCCTCATCCTCGGCGCTCAATGGTTCCGCCGCCTCGGCTGTTGGGGTGATTTCGTCCTCGGGTGCGGCGGCCACCTCGGTCGGCGGGGTATCTTCCAGGGTCAGGTCCAGCGGCTCGGGCGCAAGGATCAATTGCTCCACCGGGCCAGCGGCGGTGCCCTCGGCCGCCACCTCATTCACGGCCAGCCCTTGGTTGAGCGCCTGACGCCCACCGGGATCGTCGGGCTGAATGCGCATCGGCCCTTCGGCGGCACGGACAACCGGCACACCGCTGACATCGCGCACCAATATCTTGTAGCCCCAAACACCAATCCCGACGATCAGCGCCAGCGACACTGCCGCGCCCGCCAGATTGGCCATTCGTGCAAATCCGTTGTTCTGCTCCGGCACAGCGCCATGCTGCGCCCCGTGCATATCTGCCATCTCTCGCCTCACTGCCACGGCGGAACATGGCCGCCGGGGTTTGTTTCTCTGCCTCACCCCGGCTCATGCGTGCGGTTTCGTTACCGCATCTCCTCGGCCGGAGTGACACCAAGAATACCAAGACCTGCGGAAATAACAACGGTCGTGGCCCGCGCCAGCGCGATTTTCGCCTGTGACGTGGCCGCGTCGCCCTCTTGCAGGAAACGCAGCGACGGATCGTCGTTGCCCCGGTTCCACAGCGCGTGCAACTCGCTGGCCAGATCGTACAGGTAAAAGGCCACGCGATGCGGCTCGTTCGTGCGGCCCGCAATTTCCACCAAGCGCGGCCATTCCGCCAGCTTCTTGGCCACGGCCAGTTCGGCCTCGTGGCTTAGGCTTGCCAGATCGGCCTTGGCCAGCGTGGCGTCGTCCACGTCGATCCCGGCCTCGCGCGCCTTGCGCAGCACGCTGTTCACCCGCGCATTGGCATATTGCACGTAGAACACCGGGTTGTCCTTGGATTGCTCCAACACCTTGTCGAAATCGAAATCCAAGGGCGCATCATTCTTGCGGGTCAGCATGTGAAAGCGCGTCACGTCCTTGCCCACGGCATCCACGACATCGCGCAGGGTCACGAAGGTGCCAGCCCGCTTGGACATCTTGAAGGGCTCACCGTTCTTGAAAAGCTTCACAAGCTGGGTCAGCTTGATGTCCAGCGGCACCTTACCATCGGTCAGGGCCGAAACAGCCGCCTTCATCCGCTTGACGTACCCGCCATGATCGGCGCCAAAGACGTCGATCAGCATCTCGAAACCGCGCTCCACCTTGTCATAGTGATAGGCGATATCGGGGGCGAAATAGGTCCAGCTTCCGTCGGATTTCTTCACCGGGCGGTCCACGTCATCGCCATGTTCGGTGGATTTGAACAGCGTCTGTTCACGCGGCTCCCAATCCTCGGGCTTCTTGCCCTTGGGCGGCTCAAGCACGCCTTCATAGATCAGGCCCTTGCGCTCCAGCGCCTCCAACGCCTCTTCGATCCGGCCCGTGCCATAGAGCGATTTTTCCGAGAAGAAGACGTCCATCTCGACGCCCAAAGCCTTCAAATCGTCGCGGATCAAATCCATCATCGCGTCGGTGGCAAAGGCCCGCACCTCGGCCAGCCAGACGGCCTCGGGCTGATCGACATAGGCCTCGCCCACCTCTTCCATCAGGGCCTCGCCCACCGCAATCAGGTAATCGCCCGGATAGGTGCCATCCTCGAAGGCCACGTCGCGGCCATGCGCCTCCAAGTAGCGAAGGTAGACCGAGCGCGCCAGGACATCGACCTGCGCGCCGCCATCGTTGATGTAATACTCGCGGGTCACGTGATAACCCACGAAATCCAGAAGACTGGCCAGCGCATCGCCAAAGACCGCGCCACGGGTATGGCCCACATGCAAGGGGCCGGTCGGGTTGGCGCTGACGTATTCGACGTTGACGCGCGTACCCTGCCCCATGTCCGAGCGGCCGAAATCATCGCCGGTTTCAAGGGCGGCGCGCATCACCGCTTGCCACATCGACGGCGCCAGCCGCAGGTTGAGGAACCCCGGTCCGGCCACTTCGGCCTCCGTGATCCGGTCATCGCCGCGCAGGCGGGCGGCCAGATCGTCGGCAATATCGCGCGGTTTGGCCTTGGCGGGTTTGGCCAGCACCATCGCGGCGTTTGTGGCCATGTCGCCATGCGCGGGGTCGCGCGGCGGCTCGACCGTCACATTGCCAAGGTCCAGCCCCTCGGGCAGCGCGCCCTCGGCCTGCATGGCGGCCAAGGCATCCAGAACCAGCGTATGGATTTCGGTGAAAAGGTTCATCGTGTCATCCTTCATTCGTCGCGCGCCGGTTTAACACCGCTACGGCCCGCGTCAATCGCATCGGGGGACAGCGGCAGGACCACCCCCGGCGCAAAGGGCGTATCCCGGGCCATCATCCCTCGCACCGCCATGCGCAACCCGTGGTGTGCGCGGCCCTCCGGCAGACGCAGGGCCGTCACCCGCAGGCCCTTGGCCCAAGGCGTGGCCTGCATCAGCCACGGCAAGGCCTCAAGGGCATGGGTCATGGCCCTTTGCCCCACGTTTTCCACCACCTCGGCAGAGCGATGGAGCGTCACAACACGCCCCCTGCCCCGTGCCAAGCCTTTGGCCAGTCCCTCGGTCATGGCCGGGATGGACTGTGCCGCGGCCCCAAGGCGATGCGGCGCGCGAAGGGCCTGACACTGGATCAGAAGGTCAAGCGGCTCGTCCCCCCAAGCCTCGCAAAACACCCGGCAATGTGCAGGGTTCAGGACATCAAGGTGCAAGGCTTCGATCCGGTCGGGCGCGAGGCGGGCAATGGCGTTGACCTCGGCTGCGTCGTTGTCGACCACCACGACACGCGCCCCGGCCCGGGCCGACATCGACGCCAGGTCGCGCCCCTCGGCACAGCCGGCGGCAAGGATCACCACCACGCATTCCCTGAAATCTATCGCATCCATCACAACTCACATCCGATGGCCGGACGGCCCCTGCTATGCCTTGGCCTCACCCGCCGCCTCGCGCGGCCTCATCAAGGCCAGAACCCGCGTGCCCGCCGCCGCTTTCGGCGTGGCCTCCTCGGCCAACAGGCGCAGCGCCCCGCCCTCGGGCACTTCGGCCAGAAGGATAGCCTCCGGGTTGGCCTCCTGCCATTGATCAAGCGTATAGTCCTCGCTCAACTTGGTGCTGCGCACACTCCAGCCCGTGTTCATCTTCGAGGCGATCTCGTAATAGGTCAGCCCCCCGGCAATCGCCCGTCCCCCCAGCGTGGAGGGCAGCGCATGACGCCGGCTGTCCTGTTTTGCGCGTTTGAGCTGAAAGACATTGTCGCGGCCGAATTCCGGTGCAAGGTCAGTGGCGACAAGCGTGTTGTAAGCATCATTGTCCGAGGCGGCGATCACCTTGTCGTAACTCATGATCTCGACGCCATGTTCGGCGGCCTCCGACAGGATGTCGCCAAAGAACACCGGCAGCCCCTCCTCGCGCGCCGCCCGCAGGCGGGTGCGGTTGGCATCGGCCACCAGAACCGGCACCTCTATCTCACGCAAGGCACTGGCCAGCGAGGCGGCGAATTGCGACCCGCCCGCAATGATCACCCCCGGCGTGGCCGCCCCCGCCAAACCCAGGGCGCGGGCCATGGGGCGCAGGGAAAAGCCATGCAAGACCACCGTCGCAGCCACCAGCGCAAAGGCCAGCGGCGTCAAAAGTGCTGCCTTTTCAACGCCCTCGGCCACCAACCGTTCCCCGAACAGCCCGGCCACGGCCACCAGAACCACACCGCGCGGTCCGGTCAGTCCGACCAGGAACCGCTCTTTCATCGGCAGGCGCGTCCCCACCAGCGATAAAAGCACAGTCAGGGGCCGCACCAGAAGAATGACCGCCAGTACGAAAACCCCGGCACGCCAATCCAGCAGCGCCAGCGTTTCGAAATCCATATTCGCCGCCAGAAGGATGAAGACGCCCGAGACCAGAAGGATCGTCGCGTGCTCCTTGAACCGGCGCAACTCGGTGTAGCTGGGCAAATCGGCATTGGCGATCCAGATCCCCATGACCGTCACCGCCAGAAGCCCGCTTTCATGCAGGACATAATCCGACAGGGCAAACACCCCCAGAAGAACGGCAAAAAGGACCGGCACCTTCATGTATTCGGGCACATAGGCCCGCCGGAAGCCCTCGGATACCGCCCACCCGGCGGCGGCCCCCATAACGCTGGCCACCAATACGCCGCGCGCCATGTCCCAAACGGCATCGCCCATGGTTTCCGCCGCTTGCAGCACCAGGACCACCTCGAAGGCCAGAACGGCGGCCAGCGCGCCGATCGGATCGTTGACGATGGCCTCCCATTGCAACAATTGCGCCGGGCGCCGATTGAGCCGTGCCTGCCGCAACAGCGGCGCGATCACCGTCGGGCCGGTGACGATCATGATCCCCCCGAACACCGCCGATGAGGCCCAATCCAGCCCCGCCACGTAGCGCAGCGCAAGCGCCGAGAACAGCCAGCCCAGGGGCGCCCCGACAAAGACAAGCCGCTTCACTCCTTCCGCCGCCCCGCGCAGCGAATGCAGGCTGAGTGTCATGCCGCCCTCGAACAGGATGATCGCCACGGCGACCGAAATCATCGGCCCCATGAGCGGGCCGATATCGCGTTCAGGGTCGAAAACCCCGAATACCGGCCCCACGGCCAGCCCCGCCAGAAGCATCAGGACGATGGCGGGCATCCGAAGCCGCCACGCGGCCCATTGCGCCCCGACGCCAAGCGCGCCCACCAGCGCGAAGGCCATCACCGGGGCCAGCGCCCCATCGGCAGCAGTCTCAACAGCCATCGTTACACACCCCTACGATCAAGATTCACAGCGCCACCGCCCAAAAGCCGCGCGTGACTTTCCAAGGCATAGCGGTCGGTCATCCCCGCGATGTAATCGCTGACCAGCCGCGCAAGGCCAGTTTCATCGCTGACCCGCGCCACATCCCCCTGCCAGCGGCCCGGAAGATGCGCGGGATTCGCCATGTAAAACGGGAACAACTCCTCCACCACATGGGTCACACGCTTGCGCATCTCTATCACGCTCGGCGCGCGATACATGCGTTCGAACAGGAATTCATGAATGGCGCGAATGTCCCGCCCGCCCTGATCGGAAAAGCGGATCACCGGGCGGCCCAGGTCACGTACGGCCTGCGCCGTGCCGGGCGCGGTCTGTTCCAACACCGCGCGCGAGGCGTCGATCACATCGCCCACCATGACACCGAAAACCCGGCGCAGGGCCTCGTGCCGCCGCCGGTAATCTTCAATGTCGGGATATTTCGCATCAACCTCGGCATAACAGGCCCCGACGATGGGCAGGGCGCGAATATCGGCCTCGGTAAACAGCCCCGCGCGCAACCCGTCGTGCAGGTCGTGGTT comes from Roseovarius bejariae and encodes:
- the argS gene encoding arginine--tRNA ligase, which codes for MNLFTEIHTLVLDALAAMQAEGALPEGLDLGNVTVEPPRDPAHGDMATNAAMVLAKPAKAKPRDIADDLAARLRGDDRITEAEVAGPGFLNLRLAPSMWQAVMRAALETGDDFGRSDMGQGTRVNVEYVSANPTGPLHVGHTRGAVFGDALASLLDFVGYHVTREYYINDGGAQVDVLARSVYLRYLEAHGRDVAFEDGTYPGDYLIAVGEALMEEVGEAYVDQPEAVWLAEVRAFATDAMMDLIRDDLKALGVEMDVFFSEKSLYGTGRIEEALEALERKGLIYEGVLEPPKGKKPEDWEPREQTLFKSTEHGDDVDRPVKKSDGSWTYFAPDIAYHYDKVERGFEMLIDVFGADHGGYVKRMKAAVSALTDGKVPLDIKLTQLVKLFKNGEPFKMSKRAGTFVTLRDVVDAVGKDVTRFHMLTRKNDAPLDFDFDKVLEQSKDNPVFYVQYANARVNSVLRKAREAGIDVDDATLAKADLASLSHEAELAVAKKLAEWPRLVEIAGRTNEPHRVAFYLYDLASELHALWNRGNDDPSLRFLQEGDAATSQAKIALARATTVVISAGLGILGVTPAEEMR
- a CDS encoding cation:proton antiporter; the encoded protein is MAVETAADGALAPVMAFALVGALGVGAQWAAWRLRMPAIVLMLLAGLAVGPVFGVFDPERDIGPLMGPMISVAVAIILFEGGMTLSLHSLRGAAEGVKRLVFVGAPLGWLFSALALRYVAGLDWASSAVFGGIMIVTGPTVIAPLLRQARLNRRPAQLLQWEAIVNDPIGALAAVLAFEVVLVLQAAETMGDAVWDMARGVLVASVMGAAAGWAVSEGFRRAYVPEYMKVPVLFAVLLGVFALSDYVLHESGLLAVTVMGIWIANADLPSYTELRRFKEHATILLVSGVFILLAANMDFETLALLDWRAGVFVLAVILLVRPLTVLLSLVGTRLPMKERFLVGLTGPRGVVLVAVAGLFGERLVAEGVEKAALLTPLAFALVAATVVLHGFSLRPMARALGLAGAATPGVIIAGGSQFAASLASALREIEVPVLVADANRTRLRAAREEGLPVFFGDILSEAAEHGVEIMSYDKVIAASDNDAYNTLVATDLAPEFGRDNVFQLKRAKQDSRRHALPSTLGGRAIAGGLTYYEIASKMNTGWSVRSTKLSEDYTLDQWQEANPEAILLAEVPEGGALRLLAEEATPKAAAGTRVLALMRPREAAGEAKA